From Poecile atricapillus isolate bPoeAtr1 chromosome Z, bPoeAtr1.hap1, whole genome shotgun sequence, one genomic window encodes:
- the LOC131572917 gene encoding integrator complex subunit 13 isoform X1, protein MKIFSESHKTVFVVDHCPYMAESCRQHVEFDMLVKNRTQGIIPLAPISKSLWTCSVESSMEYCRIMYDIFPFKKLVNFIVSDSGAHVLNSWTQEDQNLQELMAALAAVGPPNPRADPECCSILHGLVAAVEALCKITEYQHEARTTLMENAERVGNRGRIICITNAKSDSHVRMLEDYVQETIHEHNKLAANSDHLMQIQKCELVLIHTYPVGEDSLVSDRPKKELSPVLTSEVHSVRAGRHLATKLNLLVQQHFDLASTTITNIPMKEEQHANTSANYDVELLHHKEAHVDFLKSGDNHMGGNSREGTFKETVTLKWCTPRTNSVELHYCTGAYRISPVDVNSRPSSCLTNFLLNGRSVLLEQPRKSGSKVISHMLSSHGGEIFLHVLSSSRSILEDPPSISEGCGGRVTDYRITDFGEFMRENRLTPFLEPRYKIDGSLEIPLERAKDQLEKHTRYWPMIISQTTIFNMQAVVPLASVIVKEAMTDEDVLNCQKTIYNLVDMERKNDPLPISTVGTRGKGPKRDEQYRIMWNELETLVRAHINNSDKHQRVLECLMACRSKPPEEEERKKRGRKREDKEDKSEKLGKDYESDKPWQESERLKGLLDREKEELAEAEVIKDSPDSPEPPNKKPLITMDEMPTVEKAKGPMSLLSLWSNRINTANSRKHQEFIGRLNSVNNKAELYQHLKEENGMEATENGKAGRQ, encoded by the exons atgaaaatattttctgagtcCCACAAAACTGTTTTTGTTGTGGATCACTGCCCCTACATGGCAGAATCATGCAGGCAGCACGTGGAATTCGATATGTTAGTGAAGAACCGCACCCAGGGCATCATTCCTTTGGCACCCATCTCCAAGTCCCTGTGGACCTGCTCAGTGGAGTCATCTATGGAGTACTGTAGGATAATGTATGATATTTTCCCTTTCAAGAAACTG GTGAATTTCATTGTGAGTGATTCTGGGGCTCATGTGTTGAATTCTTGGACTCAAGAAGATCAGAACTTGCAGGAG CTGATGGCAGCGCTGGCAGCGGTGGGGCCGCCGAACCCGCGGGCAGACCCCGAGTGCTGCAGCATCCTGCACGGGCTGGTGGCGGCCGTCGAGGCGCTCTGCAAGATCACCGAGTACCAGCACGAGGCCCGCACCACGCTCATGGAGAACGCCGAGCGCGTGGGCAACAGGGGCAGGATCATCTGCATCACCAACGCCAAGAG TGACAGCCATGTTCGGATGCTGGAGGATTATGTTCAGGAGACCATTCATGAGCACAACAAGCTTGCAGCTAACTCTGACCA tctaATGCAGATTCAGAAATGTGAGCTGGTGTTAATCCACACATACCCAGTTGGTGAAGACAGCCTTGTTTCAGATCGTCCTAAAAAAGAG CTCTCTCCTGTTCTAACCAGTGAAGTGCACAGTGTCCGTGCAGGGAGGCACCTGGCTACAAAACTGAATCTTTTAGTACAGCAACACTTTGATCTGGCTTCAACCACAATAACTAACATCCCTATGAAG GAAGAACAACATGCCAACACATCAGCCAACTATGATGTGGAGCTGCTTCATCACAAAGAGGCACATGTGGATTTTTTAAAGAGTG GTGATAACCACATGGGTGGTAATAGCAGAGAAGGCACATTTAAGGAAACTGTGACACTGAAGTGGTGCACTCCTCGAACCAACAGTGTGG aactgcACTATTGCACTGGAGCATACAGAATTTCACCCGTAGATGTAAATAGCAGACCTTCTTCATGCCTTACAAACTTTCTCCTTAATG GTCGTTCGGTGTTGTTGGAACAGCCGCGCAAGTCTGGCTCAAAGGTCATCAGCCACATGCTCAGCAGCCACGGGGGAGAGATTTTCTTGCATGTGTTGAGCAGCTCCCGCTCAATTCTGGAAGATCCCCCCTCAATTAGTGAAGGCTGTGGTGGGAGGGTCACTGACTACAGGATCACA GATTTTGGTGAATTTATGAGGGAAAACCGATTAACTCCTTTTCTAGAGCCCAGATATAAGATCGATGGAAGTCTTGAAATTCCATTGGAACGTGCAAAAGATCAGTTAGAGAAACATACTCGTTACTGGCCTATGATTATTTCTCAGACCACCATCTTCAATATGCAAGCT GTAGTGCCACTAGCCAGTGTGATTGTAAAGGAAGCAATGACTGATGAGGATGTGCTGAATTGTCAAAAAACAATATACAATTTGGTAGACATGGAGAGGAAGAACGATCCACTGCCAATTTCAACAGTTGGTACCAGAGGAAAGGGGCCAAAAAG AGATGAGCAGTACCGCATTATGTGGAATGAGCTGGAGACCCTTGTCCGAGCACACATAAACAACTCTGACAAACACCAGCGAGTCCTTGAGTGTCTCATGGCGTGCAGGAGCAAACccccagaggaggaggagcgcAAGAAACGAGgcagaaagagagaagacaAAGAGGACAAGTCGGAGAAGTTGGGCAAAGACTATGAATCAGATAAGCCGTGGCAGGAATCAGAGAG GTTAAAAGGTCTTTTGGATCGGGAGAAAGAAGAACTGGCAGAAGCTGAAGTTATCAAAGACTCCCCTGATTCTCCTGAGCCCCCCAACAAAAAGCCTCTCATTACAATGGATGAAATGCCCACAGTTGAAAAGGCAAAAG GGCCAATGTCCTTGCTGTCTTTATGGAGCAACAGAATTAATACTGCCAACTCTAGGAAACACCAGGAATTTATTGGTCGGTTGAACTCTGTCAACAACAAAGCAGAGCTGTATCAAcatctgaaagaagaaaatgg AATGGAAgcaacagaaaatggaaaagcagGCCGACAGTGA
- the LOC131572917 gene encoding integrator complex subunit 13 isoform X2, whose product MKIFSESHKTVFVVDHCPYMAESCRQHVEFDMLVKNRTQGIIPLAPISKSLWTCSVESSMEYCRIMYDIFPFKKLVNFIVSDSGAHVLNSWTQEDQNLQELMAALAAVGPPNPRADPECCSILHGLVAAVEALCKITEYQHEARTTLMENAERVGNRGRIICITNAKSDSHVRMLEDYVQETIHEHNKLAANSDHLMQIQKCELVLIHTYPVGEDSLVSDRPKKELSPVLTSEVHSVRAGRHLATKLNLLVQQHFDLASTTITNIPMKEEQHANTSANYDVELLHHKEAHVDFLKSGDNHMGGNSREGTFKETVTLKWCTPRTNSVELHYCTGAYRISPVDVNSRPSSCLTNFLLNEPRYKIDGSLEIPLERAKDQLEKHTRYWPMIISQTTIFNMQAVVPLASVIVKEAMTDEDVLNCQKTIYNLVDMERKNDPLPISTVGTRGKGPKRDEQYRIMWNELETLVRAHINNSDKHQRVLECLMACRSKPPEEEERKKRGRKREDKEDKSEKLGKDYESDKPWQESERLKGLLDREKEELAEAEVIKDSPDSPEPPNKKPLITMDEMPTVEKAKGPMSLLSLWSNRINTANSRKHQEFIGRLNSVNNKAELYQHLKEENGMEATENGKAGRQ is encoded by the exons atgaaaatattttctgagtcCCACAAAACTGTTTTTGTTGTGGATCACTGCCCCTACATGGCAGAATCATGCAGGCAGCACGTGGAATTCGATATGTTAGTGAAGAACCGCACCCAGGGCATCATTCCTTTGGCACCCATCTCCAAGTCCCTGTGGACCTGCTCAGTGGAGTCATCTATGGAGTACTGTAGGATAATGTATGATATTTTCCCTTTCAAGAAACTG GTGAATTTCATTGTGAGTGATTCTGGGGCTCATGTGTTGAATTCTTGGACTCAAGAAGATCAGAACTTGCAGGAG CTGATGGCAGCGCTGGCAGCGGTGGGGCCGCCGAACCCGCGGGCAGACCCCGAGTGCTGCAGCATCCTGCACGGGCTGGTGGCGGCCGTCGAGGCGCTCTGCAAGATCACCGAGTACCAGCACGAGGCCCGCACCACGCTCATGGAGAACGCCGAGCGCGTGGGCAACAGGGGCAGGATCATCTGCATCACCAACGCCAAGAG TGACAGCCATGTTCGGATGCTGGAGGATTATGTTCAGGAGACCATTCATGAGCACAACAAGCTTGCAGCTAACTCTGACCA tctaATGCAGATTCAGAAATGTGAGCTGGTGTTAATCCACACATACCCAGTTGGTGAAGACAGCCTTGTTTCAGATCGTCCTAAAAAAGAG CTCTCTCCTGTTCTAACCAGTGAAGTGCACAGTGTCCGTGCAGGGAGGCACCTGGCTACAAAACTGAATCTTTTAGTACAGCAACACTTTGATCTGGCTTCAACCACAATAACTAACATCCCTATGAAG GAAGAACAACATGCCAACACATCAGCCAACTATGATGTGGAGCTGCTTCATCACAAAGAGGCACATGTGGATTTTTTAAAGAGTG GTGATAACCACATGGGTGGTAATAGCAGAGAAGGCACATTTAAGGAAACTGTGACACTGAAGTGGTGCACTCCTCGAACCAACAGTGTGG aactgcACTATTGCACTGGAGCATACAGAATTTCACCCGTAGATGTAAATAGCAGACCTTCTTCATGCCTTACAAACTTTCTCCTTAATG AGCCCAGATATAAGATCGATGGAAGTCTTGAAATTCCATTGGAACGTGCAAAAGATCAGTTAGAGAAACATACTCGTTACTGGCCTATGATTATTTCTCAGACCACCATCTTCAATATGCAAGCT GTAGTGCCACTAGCCAGTGTGATTGTAAAGGAAGCAATGACTGATGAGGATGTGCTGAATTGTCAAAAAACAATATACAATTTGGTAGACATGGAGAGGAAGAACGATCCACTGCCAATTTCAACAGTTGGTACCAGAGGAAAGGGGCCAAAAAG AGATGAGCAGTACCGCATTATGTGGAATGAGCTGGAGACCCTTGTCCGAGCACACATAAACAACTCTGACAAACACCAGCGAGTCCTTGAGTGTCTCATGGCGTGCAGGAGCAAACccccagaggaggaggagcgcAAGAAACGAGgcagaaagagagaagacaAAGAGGACAAGTCGGAGAAGTTGGGCAAAGACTATGAATCAGATAAGCCGTGGCAGGAATCAGAGAG GTTAAAAGGTCTTTTGGATCGGGAGAAAGAAGAACTGGCAGAAGCTGAAGTTATCAAAGACTCCCCTGATTCTCCTGAGCCCCCCAACAAAAAGCCTCTCATTACAATGGATGAAATGCCCACAGTTGAAAAGGCAAAAG GGCCAATGTCCTTGCTGTCTTTATGGAGCAACAGAATTAATACTGCCAACTCTAGGAAACACCAGGAATTTATTGGTCGGTTGAACTCTGTCAACAACAAAGCAGAGCTGTATCAAcatctgaaagaagaaaatgg AATGGAAgcaacagaaaatggaaaagcagGCCGACAGTGA